One window of the Salvia miltiorrhiza cultivar Shanhuang (shh) chromosome 6, IMPLAD_Smil_shh, whole genome shotgun sequence genome contains the following:
- the LOC130990875 gene encoding uncharacterized protein LOC130990875 translates to MRLPPRGSGTGNSSNLTDKQPTQILTYSDIVSISPKNDDRVSYAEATGKKPMKIQDLAAHIFHDLRPTKEGDQFSLKIPKDLYLKEIKAFEFALTGRLFLQKGDKPRSTMELKWELQRLWSLASDWQLIPLGKGYFTLRFTTAEDKATAKGKAVWELSKGLLRLREWTRNFDPFKENSPLADVWVRIHYLPIEYWNPQVISGIGRYLGHPLKIDGASARRDFGQFARILVEIDMSQNLPSTLLIDGEDTSFHVEFVFENLPLYCRRCKITGHSQETCRKKRRVEPVAIQENLTAAPNNQSGVVTHKQWHIVEQGKKVVVPIVQTTGEHQNTSSFGHLATGVQQHDFQNEGHEMAGSNPVLDSKRVDDHGTEERALYEQEAAVLVSVD, encoded by the coding sequence ATGCGTCTACCTCCCAGGGGGTCGGGTACTGGTAATTCATCAAATCTGACAGATAAGCAACCCACCCAGATTCTCACTTATTCCGACATCGTTAGCATCTCCCCTAAGAATGACGATAGAGTTTCTTATGCGGAGGCTACTGGCAAGAAGCCGATGAAAATACAGGATTTGGCTGCTCACATTTTTCATGATCTGCGGCCTACTAAGGAGGGCGATCAGTTCTCCCTCAAAATACCGAAGGATCTATATCTTAAGGAGATTAAGGCCTTTGAATTTGCTTTGACAGGACGTTTGTTTCTTCAGAAAGGAGACAAACCGAGATCAACTATGGAACTAAAGTGGGAACTTCAGAGATTATGGAGTTTAGCCTCTGATTGGCAACTAATTCCTTTGGGAAAAGGTTATTTCACTCTCCGATTTACTACGGCTGAAGATAAGGCTACAGCAAAGGGAAAGGCAGTTTGGGAGCTCTCAAAAGGACTCCTCCGACTCCGTGAATGGACTCGAAACTTTGATCCTTTCAAAGAGAATTCCCCTTTGGCGGACGTTTGGGTTCGCATACACTATCTGCCGATAGAATACTGGAACCCACAGGTTATTTCTGGAATTGGCAGATATTTGGGTCACCCCTTAAAGATCGATGGAGCGTCGGCACGACGTGACTTCGGACAATTCGCTAGAATCCTTGTGGAAATCGATATGTCGCAAAATCTACCTTCTACTCTTTTAATTGATGGTGAGGATACATCCTTCCATGTTGAATTTGTCTTTGAAAATTTGCCTCTTTACTGTCGTCGTTGCAAAATAACTGGGCATTCTCAAGAAACATGTCGAAAAAAGCGACGTGTGGAGCCGGTAGCTATTCAGGAAAATCTGACGGCTGCTCCTAACAATCAGTCTGGTGTGGTGACTCATAAACAATGGCACATTGTGGAGCAGGGCAAGAAGGTTGTTGTCCCAATCGTGCAAACAACGGGGGAACATCAAAACACTTCTAGTTTTGGCCATTTGGCGACGGGGGTGCAGCAGCATGATTTCCAGAATGAAGGCCATGAGATGGCTGGCAGTAACCCAGTTCTGGATTCCAAGAGGGTTGACGATCATGGCACTGAGGAGAGAGCGTTATACGAGCAGGAGGCAGCGGTGTTGGTTTCGGTTGATTAG